One Anaerolineae bacterium genomic window, TGGGTGCTGACCTGGTGGCTTTGCAAAAAGAGCATAATTTCTTTGATCTGTTTTTGCGCTTCCCAGGCATGGGCAATCATCTTGACCCGTTTGGGGCCAATGCCGTCCACCTCGGCCAGCCGGTTGATGTTATGCTCAATGACCTCGATGGTGTAGGGGCCAAATTTTTCGGCAATCCGCTTGGCCATTACCGGGCCAACGCCCTTGATCAGGCCGCTGCCCAAATACCGTTTGATGCCTTCCACGGTGGCCGGCATTTCTTCAACGTAACGTTCAATCTCAAACTGTTCACCGTATTTGGGGTGGGTTTTCCAGCGCCCTTCCAGCTTCAGCCGCGCCCCGGGGTGCACATCGGCCAGGGCGCCCACCACCGTGACCAGGCCAAAATGTCTGTCGGCGTGGAAACGGGCCACGGTATAACCGTTGTCTGGATTGCTGAACGTGATCCGCTCAAGCACGCCTTTGAGGATAGTAGGAGATGGATTCATAACGCCTCTACCCTCATTGTAACACGAAATTTCCGGTTTAGGGAAAATCTGTCAGGCGTGTGGAAACAAAAAAGGGCGTCTTTTACGCCCTTTTTTTTGACCGGTTCTAACCGCGCCGGCGGCTCAAGCATTACCTGTTCTTATCCTGTTTTTCTTTTTCAAACAAACCCAGGGCTTCTTCTTCGTTCCAGGTTTCATCCAGTTCTTTGGCAATGGCGGCGGCTACTTCGGTGGCGGAACCTTCGCGTTCCTGCTCCTTACCCCATTTGAACATTGAGGTGTAAGCCGCTGCGCCGGTGCCTCCCCCCCGAGCCGCCGCTTTTTCGACAGTTTCTTGAAAACGGGCCGGTAAATTTTCCCGAACCGTGCCATTAACGTCTGTTGCTTTTACACCTAACGGAATATGTTCCCAATACAATATTTGATATCGGGCCATAACTTTTCTGCCTCCTGGAATGGTTTCAAGTGCGTGCGTTCAAAACAAGGGTAATTGGCTAAGGCCATCCACCTGTTAGTTTACACTTACCAGGGTAAAATTGCAACTTTGCTGTAACCTGTTTCCCAAAAATCCGGCCTTGTTTCAAAGAGGCCAGGCTGAGAATGATGGAGGCTGCTTTGACTATCTGCCCTAATTGTTGTAATATTTCCGGTAATGGGCCGGTGGCGGAAAGGCAGACGCAGGGGACTTAAAATCCCCCGAGGCTTGTAACCTCGTGTGGGTTCGACTCCCACCCGGCCCATGGCTAACACGACCGAGTATCAGAAAAAAGGTCGTGGCCATGGACGGGGGGTAAGGTGAATAACTTTGCCCCCTCCGATTTCCAGACGCCCAAAGATGGAATTGATGGGCGTCTTTTTTGTTTTTGGAGAAGCCGCGGGAATTTGCTCCGGCGTGGCACGCATACGGGTGATAACCTGATTAAAGTTAAAGGTTTGGGTAGCGGTATAGAGCTGGTCTTCTAATGTGTGTGTGGCAATGGCCTGGTCAATTTCGCTTTTACGGAGCAGGTAGCGATCTTTGTCGATGCCGCCATCCAGGTATAAATCTTCAAGATGGGCAATGTCGCCGAGAAGGTAGATGCGGGCCGGGTCATTGGGGCTGCTGGCAAAGCTGCGGCTGCGTCCGGCTTTGGCCAGACCGACCTGATCACAGAGGGCTGCAGGTAGAATGGGATTATGCCCGCCGGCCAAGACTGCGGCGTTTTTGGTTTTGACTTTGTTACCAAGCGGCAAGTCGCCCCGGTAGAGTTCCAAGAGGCGACATATGGTACGGATATTTTCTTTACTAAAGGGACGAGGAGTAGTCTGAGCGTCGGAATAGCAGCGTTCTTCGTAACCGGGCGACGGCGATCTAACTACATAACATATTCTTTTTATTCGGTTATATAACTCTTACCAGACAAAGGGTAGAGTGCAAAATAATACTGCTATTAATGAAATTGCCGTAAATTTGAGGGCAACACCCCACCTGGCCATTTGTTCAGGATTCATTTTTAGTGAGCGAATAGGTGCGCGGCATTTTCATGATAAAGGGACAACCCTGCGGCCCTGGACAGCCCCGGCCAATACTGCAATTGCCGGGCCGGCACGCCACAAAAACCTGTTCTTGTTCCCGCTCATCATCTTTGATCCGCCCCTTACGCATCCAATACGCAATCATTCCATCCAGGGCGCTGCGCTCAACAGACAGTTTCCGGCTCAATTCATTCAAGTTGATTGAACCTTGCGCGGCTTCTATTTCTTGCAAAACC contains:
- a CDS encoding virulence factor: MARYQILYWEHIPLGVKATDVNGTVRENLPARFQETVEKAAARGGGTGAAAYTSMFKWGKEQEREGSATEVAAAIAKELDETWNEEEALGLFEKEKQDKNR